In the Drosophila takahashii strain IR98-3 E-12201 chromosome 3R, DtakHiC1v2, whole genome shotgun sequence genome, one interval contains:
- the AdamTS-A gene encoding A disintegrin and metalloproteinase with thrombospondin motifs 6 isoform X1 — translation MSTPEAEAAGSPGQEVECHRLLASSIEQVDQPKSPAFSYASTTLRSTTSGHSIRTNSTTICESPGLGTSSSSSEEEDDLDCYLRGATNDLGDAGLRYSFKGSPPELYSPRKDFISKGPLLDRQVVLKKRCEWWFYRYECSQKMSTHWRQHACLYACGIAFLLFMCIMFFHGMPSGYKVREEVDLPLGNHSLKEQHLAKVISIPPPAPAETFNTEKFGSDTLAEPNPPDGLEDLEEEEHSAFVTPTKVYNYSLSEGDLIYESKRNSDINSFLKESASAFSMTGTYRNLSNEIWDPHPQYNLNVFGRQLHLVLRQDSSFIHNHSMPRIRILEEGQERQEGEPEEEQDQRHLGCLYSGYVEDDPHSMVSVSLCGGMTGYIKTSFGALLIEPVNRTSSDEVLHRVYRKSHRNARQAVSQFELGLDAMVSQLEKAQKAKSPNLKRRKRHYNDEDNQVYTLEVLIAVDTSMERFHGPDLQSYIFILMSIVASIFADASIGNSIRISLVKLISLPNFNPQTKSSNEMLKHFCNYINKSNYGRDTAMLITREPICGNTPGSTCHMLGLAELGTVCTPSSCSLVQDTGLPTAFTMAHELGHILNMHHDDDDKCIPYVARRNNSKVLHIMSSVMGINMHPWSWSKCSRHYVSEFLEKTDKSCLETFVGRDIDYSKKQLPGEIYSLDQQCQLSFGNGFSYCPSGEECRRLWCNRTWGKTDDQCRSSNLPWADGTPCGSGGRWCQRGKCVSNKDGYEQQVNGGWGPWTPFTPCSLTCGGGVQESWRECSHPAPKNGGKYCTGSRKKYRSCNTHPCPPGSMDAREQQCYSMNGRDLNIPGVNPDTKWVPKYEKDACKLFCRMDMRVTYFMLKNTVTDGTSCAVDSFDKCVNGICRPAGCDNELNSIAKLDKCGVCEGRNDTCHEVTGNLRVSNLLGLNDGNDPKKTLYYVTRIPKGASNIMITQTSYPHQNYIVLSDDKDKNLLNGEPGIKTYPLKFVYAGVTMQYSGASSEVEQVNTTYSWKLSRDLIVQIISLDVSTDKSHDAILMSYSYTIDKAPDHDTVEIYRWEMQAPSNCDSLCEGRSHRQPACISITEGLKVAPQFCDKSAKPKVEERPCNTDCRLNLTVTSISECSAACGELGTREKTFSCVQTFTNMQRSNIVDMSYCKLKFDVAYHEECREGCWVLSDWSTCSKTCGTGSQQRKVECQLQGFPISEDVCNPRTKPQVNALIRVCNTESCPTYTESPNAVAVSNWVIGEWGECNDWCEKKRSVSCSNPYGIGCGNRKPKDVRKCCHIKYTSDWTECSVQCGEGVKRKKQTCTRVYKPDVPGTRKRRVYIDESFCLSRKVHRPKLRTTTKSCRINCKWNASDWRRCSADCSEEYQTRDVRCETWQGDGVEDKHCDVKKRPSKKRICSHCVRRQSKVVTQCNCEGVERRRDMCYSRKGRIQCPSRTKVERHRCTPPAHCRRRSAIGSSISSRPRSSSAITTTGSSNSRSLNTITNLRHQGGRARSCLELREMHGYNQDGNYQLEVRSRMVNVYCHQMASRTPSEYVNVDPQENYSIFYEYRTKQTTSCPPESRAHEYYNDQNSGRTHFSKLRLNITDLRIVDNDFQFAETRGLPQKLGSAGDCYNRIGQCPQGDFSINMKSTDFTIRPGTVWKTHGQYSVMKRISEFDTTSVMRRGFCGGYCGGCYIAPNSGLYLDVL, via the exons GTCGTGCTGAAGAAGAGGTGTGAATGGTGGTTCTACAGGTACGAGTGCAGCCAAAAGATGTCCACCCACTGGAGGCAGCACGCCTGTCTGTATGCCTGCGGCATCGCCTTCCTGCTCTTCATGTGCATCATGTTCTTCCACGGCATGCCGAGTGGCTATAAAGTGCGAGAGGAGGTGGATCTGCCCCTGGGCAACCACTCGCTGAAGGAGCAGCATTTAGCCAAAGTCATCAGCATACCTCCTCCAGCCCCAGCAGAAACATTTAATACCGAAAAGTTTGGCAGCGACACTTTGGCGGAGCCAAACCCTCCCGACGGCCTCGAGgatctggaggaggaggagcacagCGCCTTCGTGACGCCCACCAAGGTCTACAACTACAGTCTCAGCGAGGGCGATCTGATCTACGAGTCGAAACGAAACAGCGATATCAACAGCTTTCTGAAAG agTCTGCATCGGCCTTCAGCATGACGGGAACGTATCGCAACCTGAGCAATGAGATCTGGGACCCACATCCGCAGTACAACCTGAATGTGTTTGGTCGCCAGTTGCATTTGGTGCTGCGACAGGACTCGTCCTTCATCCACAACCACTCGATGCCCCGCATTCGGATCCTGGAGGAGGGGCAGGAGAGGCAGGAGGGAGAGccagaggaggagcaggatcaACGGCACCTGGGCTGTCTGTACTCCGGCTACGTCGAGGACGATCCCCACTCCATGGTGTCCGTCTCGCTCTGCGGCGGAATG ACTGGTTATATCAAAACCAGTTTCGGCGCGCTGCTCATTGAGCCGGTGAACCGGACCAGCAGCGATGAGGTTTTGCACCGGGTCTATAGGAAGTCGCACCGCAACGCCAGACAGGCTGTCTCCCAGTTCGAGCTGGGCCTGGATGCCATGGTTAGCCAGCTGGAGAAGGCGCAGAAGGCCAAGTCCCCGAATTTAAAGCGACGAAAGCGCCACTACAACGACGAGGACAACCAGGTGTACACGTTGGAGGTCCTCATAGCGGTGGACACCAGCATGGAGCGATTCCACGGGCCCGATCTGCAGTCCTACATCTTCATCCTCATGTCGATCGTGGCCAGCATCTTTGCGGACGCCAGCATCGGCAACTCCATTCGCATATCGCTCGTCAAACTGATCAGCCTGCCCAATTTCAATCCCCAAACCAAGTCCAGCAACGAAATGCTGAAGCACTTTTGCAATTACATCAACAAATCGAACTACGGCAGGGACACGGCCATGTTGATAACGCG AGAACCTATCTGTGGCAACACGCCGGGCAGCACCTGCCACATGCTGGGTCTGGCCGAACTGGGCACTGTTTGCACTCCAAGTTCCTGCTCCCTCGTCCAGGACACAGGACTACCCACCGCTTTTACCATGGCCCACGAGCTGGGGCATAT cCTGAACATGCaccacgacgacgacgacaagtGCATTCCCTATGTGGCCAGGCGCAACAACAGCAAGGTGCTTCACATCATGTCCAGCGTGATGGGCATCAACATGCACCCTTGGTCGTGGTCCAAGTGCTCCCGCCACTATGTCTCCGAGTTTCTCGA GAAAACCGACAAGTCCTGCCTGGAGACCTTCGTGGGCAGGGACATTGACTACAGCAAAAAGCAGCTGCCCGGTGAGATCTACTCGCTGGACCAGCAGTGCCAGCTGAGCTTCGGCAACGGCTTCTCCTACTGCCCCTCGGGCGAGGAGTGCCGTCGGCTGTGGTGCAACCGGACGTGGGGCAAGACGGACGACCAGTGCCGCTCCAGCAATTTGCCCTGGGCAGATGGCACGCCCTGCGGCAGCGGTGGCCGCTGGTGCCAGCGGGGCAAGTGTGTGTCCAACAAGGATGGCTACGAGCAGCAGGTCAACGGTGGCTGGGGACCCTGGACGCCGTTCACTCCCTGCAGCTTGACCTGCGGCGGCGGAGTGCAGGAGTCGTGGCGGGAGTGCAGTCATCCTGCGCCGAAGAACGGCGGAAAGTACTGTACTGGAAGCAGGAAGAAGTACCGCTCCTGCAACACCCATCCGTGTCCGCCGGGCAGCATGGACGCCCGCGAACAGCAGTGCTACTCGATGAACGGACGCGACCTAAACATTCCGGGAGTCAACCCAGACACCAAGTGGGTGCCCAAATACGAAA AGGATGCTTGCAAGCTCTTCTGTCGCATGGACATGAGGGTCACCTACTTCATGCTTAAGAACACGGTCACCGACGGCACCTCCTGTGCGGTGGACAGCTTCGACAAGTGCGTCAATGGAATTTGCCGACCGGCGGGTTGCGACAACGAGCTGAACTCGATTGCCAAGTTGG ACAAGTGCGGCGTGTGCGAGGGCCGCAATGACACATGCCACGAGGTAACCGGAAATCTGCGAGTATCCAATCTCCTGGGGCTTAACGATGGGAATGACCCGAAAAAGACACTCTACTATGTGACGAGAATACCAAAAG GTGCCTCCAATATTATGATCACTCAGACTAGCTATCCCCACCAGAACTACATAGTGTTGAGCGATGACAAGGACAAAAACCTTCTTAACGGTGAGCCCGGCATTAAGACGTATCCCCTGAAGTTCGTCTATGCTGGTGTTACGATGCAATACTCCGGCGCCAGCAGTGAGGTGGAGCAGGTGAACACGACCTACTCATGGAAGTTGTCACGTGATCTAATAGTACAG ATCATTTCCCTTGACGTGAGTACGGACAAGAGTCACGACGCCATACTGATGTCCTACTCCTACACCATCGACAAGGCCCCGGATCACGATACGGTGGAGATCTATCGGTGGGAAATGCAGGCGCCCAGCAACTGTGATTCGCTCTGCGAGGGCAGAAGCCATCGGCAGCCGGCCTGCATTAGTATCACCGAGGGTCTGAAGGTTGCCCCGCAGTTTTGTGACAAGTCCGCTAAGCCCAAAGTCGAGGAACGACCCTGTAACACCGACTGCCGCCTCAA TCTCACTGTGACGAGCATTTCAGAGTGCTCGGCCGCCTGTGGAGAGCTGGGCACCCGCGAGAAGACCTTTTCCTGCGTTCAGACATTCACAAATATGCAGCGTTCGAATATTGTGGACATGTCCTATTGCAAACTGAAGTTCGATGTGGCCTATCACGAGGAGTGTCGCGAGGGCTGCTGGGTTCTATCGGATTGGTCAACG TGCTCCAAGACCTGTGGCACCGGTTCTCAGCAACGTAAGGTTGAGTGCCAGCTGCAGGGTTTCCCTATAAGCGAAGATGTGTGTAATCCCCGAACCAAGCCGCAAGTGAATGCTCTCATCAGGGTCTGCAACACAGAGTCCTGCCCCACATATACCGAATCACCT AATGCCGTGGCAGTTAGTAACTGGGTGATTGGAGAGTGGGGCGAGTGCAATGACTGGTGTGAGAAAAAGCGATCTGTGAGTTGTTCAAATCCCTATGGCATTGGCTGTGGGAACAGGAAGCCCAAGGACGTCCGCAAGTGCTGCCACATCAAGTACACCAGCGATTGGACAGAG tgtTCGGTGCAATGTGGCGAGGGCGTCAAGAGGAAGAAGCAGACCTGCACGCGGGTCTACAAACCAGATGTGCCTGGCACTCGCAAGCGTCGGGTTTACATCGATGAATCCTTCTGCTTGAGTCGCAAGGTGCATCGTCCCAAGCTGCGCACCACCACCAAGTCCTGTCGCATCAACTGCAAGTGGAATGCCTCGGACTGGAGAAGGTGTTCGGCAGACTGTTCGGAAGAGTACCAGACGAGGGATGTGCGATGCGAAACGTGGCAGGGTGATGGCGTGGAGGACAAGCATTGTGATGTCAAGAAGCGTCCTTCAAAGAAACGCATCTGCAGCCACTGCGTGCGCCGGCAGTCAAAGGTCGTGACACAg TGCAACTGCGAAGGCGTTGAGAGAAGGCGGGACATGTGCTACTCGCGCAAGGGTCGCATCCAATGTCCCAGTCGCACCAAAGTGGAGAGGCACCGCTGCACTCCACCGGCCCACTGCCGCAGGAGGAGCGCCATTGggagcagcatcagcagcagacCCAGGAGCAGTAGTGCCATTACCACCACTGGAAGCAGTAACAGCAGGAGCTTGAATACCATTACCAACTTAAGGCACCAGGGAGGAAGAGCCCGTAGCTGTTTGGAACTAAGAGAGATGCACGGCTATAATCAGGACGGAAACTATCAGCTGGAGGTCCGTTCGCGTATGGTGAACGTCTACTGCCACCAGATGGCCAGTAGGACGCCCAGCGAGTATGTGAACGTGGATCCGCAGGAGAACTACTCCATCTTCTACGAGTACAGGACGAAGCAAACGACCAGTTGTCCGCCGGAGTCGCGGGCCCACGAGTATTACAACGACCAGAACTCCGGAAGGACGCACTTTAGTAAACTTCGACTTAATATAACCGATCTGCGGATCGTGGACAATGACTTTCAGTTTGCCGAGACACGCGGATTGCCCCAGAAGCTGGGTTCAGCGGGCGATTGCTACAACCGCATCGGCCAGTGTCCGCAGGGCGACTTCTCCATCAACATGAAGAGCACCGACTTTACCATTCGACCGGGCACCGTGTGGAAGACGCACGGTCAATACTCGGTCATGAAGCGTATCAGTGAG TTCGATACCACATCGGTGATGCGGAGGGGATTCTGCGGAGGTTACTGCGGCGGTTGCTACATTGCGCCCAATTCGGGTCTCTACCTGGACGTATTATGA